The following nucleotide sequence is from Amblyraja radiata isolate CabotCenter1 chromosome 22, sAmbRad1.1.pri, whole genome shotgun sequence.
ttcccgatgttggggaagtccagaacaaggggtcagtttaaggataagggggaagtcttttaggaccgagatgagaaaaacattttttacacagagtggtgaatctgtggaattctctgccacagtaaagtagttgaggccagttcattggctatttttaagaggaagttagatgtggcccttgtggctaaagggaccagggggtatggagagaaagcagatacaggatactgagttggatgatcagccatgatcatattgaatggcggtgcaggctcgaagggccgaatggcctactcctgcacctattttctatgtttgtacaaAAAGTAGAAAATGGAGCTCAACTCAAACCAGCATTCGATCAGGGTTCTGATCTGGATCAGCAGGTGACATGGTGGGTGATTCTGCAGTTTCAGATACTGACTTCAGCACCACAGAGCAACTGACACTTTGCACAAATCCAAGTAGCAGGCTGGTAAATCAACAATGCTGGCTTCCAGTATGCTGCTGCCACATGTTTGTAATTCCAGCAGGATAGATGCTCTTGAACCAAAACAGTGTTTAGATAATAAAATGTGAGGCAGCTGCCACATAGTGGAGGAGATTTTTTTTATTTGGAAACATCAGAAGTGTGAAGCCCACAGCTGGTTGCACACCTTATGATTAGCCATACATTTTACTACTGGAAACATTTACATGTGTCTCAGGATGTTAAAAACACAAGTAGAACTCACTCCAATACCAGTACACAAAAGGACTATGATCAGATCCAATCGTTACCAATTATTACATCCAAGGAGATCTGAGCAACACAGTTACTGACAGTGCAACAATCTACTATATCATGGGGACTCCAGAAATCTTGCTCCATTATAATAATGTATGAGTAtcttaaataaaatccagtgaaaGAAATGAAATTTACAATTCTAATTTAATCTGAGTGCTCCTCAACAGTAATATGGATTGGAAATTGCACGCGTGTCTAGGAGCCACTAAACCCAGCTCTTAAAACCAAATTCAATACCTAATACACACACGACAGACAAATCACTAACATTGTGCATTTACAAGAGATTGACTACCAAATTGAGACAACTGTACACATTCTGGAGTTAAGACCATTAGAATGGAGCTGAATGTTATATTTGTGAGATTTATTTTGTGGAAAGGATCAGAgcaacaatcaagccatacagtcCCAACACTTCAGCAAAAATAAGGATGAGGATCATTCCGACAAATAACCTCGGCTGCTGTGCAGTTCCTCGTACTCCAGCATCACCTACTATGCCAATAGCAAAGCCGGCAGCAAGACCACTCAGTCCCACGCTCAATCCAGCACCGAGCTGCAGGAAGCTCCTGTAacacaaaaaaaaagtttaaaccgTTCGACCTGCTGAGAAAGCTAGAGACCACACATCAATGGCTCGAGTTGTAGAGTAACACCAAGTGAATGTTCACACTGACTTTACACTCAGAGCTCCTTTAGTCTATGGTCACCACAGGCTAGTGTGAGTACTGAGGCATGGTCACAGGCCAGAATAACCCACTGCAGGCAGGGAATGTCACATCTTTACATTTGGAATGAAGCCCACATTCAGGAGAAGTGGGCATGTTTAAAGCCATGGAGATGAGTTACCAATGTACTAGTCAGGTTAATAATTATCCACAGACATGCAACATACACAAAAGGAATTCCAAAGGATCTGTGCAGAAGGTCCACGATGGATGTTAGATTTAAGAAGGTGCACATGGAACACAGATCTAGTCCTGCAGGATGATAAGAATCTGAATGTAGGCAGCATCAGATTTAACTAGGTAACTTCTACATTGTCTGAGAAACAGGTCAGAGAATAAATACCCTGGTTCAATGGTTAGATGATGATCATCATTGATCTAGCAGAATTTCTAGTCAATGGATTCTTTAACACAAACTTCACTATAGAGTTCAAAATTTAACGGCAAGGGCAAAGTTCAGTAACTCGTGCTATTATTAACTATGGCAAGGTCAAATGTTTGCGAACTACACAGACTGAATGATGCATGTAGATGATTTCCAATGGCAATTCTGATGTCTGATAAAGTATTTAATACCCATagtcacccattctaatcaaatgTTACAACTAGAAGGTTTAAAGCCAATATTActatacgtgtaggaaggaactacagatgctggtttacaccgaagatagacaaaatgctggagtaactcagcgggtcaggcagcacctctacaatATGGTTACATTGGCAACCTGCAGAGATTTCTAAtcaagcaggtacacaaaattgctggaggaactcagcgggtgcagcagcatctatggagcgaaggaaataggcgacgtttcgggccgaaacccttcttcagactgatggggggtgaacTAGACCTTGAATTTCTAATCAAGCAGATAGCCAGCTTTACTGTCAAAAAGACAACCATATATTGTTTCCAGAGAATATGCAATATCTCTGCTGGTAGAGCCGCAGCAGAGGCACTACCCCGATAGCTGGTGCGAAAACCTGCCTGCCCAGCATGGACTCCTGGCTGCACCCTGGACAACGCAAGCACAGGACATCCCCGAGTCATGTCAGTGCTTCTCCATGTGGAGAGATCAAGTGGATCCAGTGCTCCCAGCCCAGCGAGCTTGCTGCTGGAGACATCTGATCTAGGAAAGCGATACAGCAAAAAAAGAGAGCAGCTCAAAATCCCACATTGTAGCAGCTAGCAGCCATGCCACCCACCCTGGCCTGCCCAACGTCCCTCACGTGAGCCATGGAGATTCCTTGCTGGGTTCAGATATTATGGCTGTGCTATAAACCTCCGTGTGCAATTATATAATGACAACAGAGATTCCATTAGCCATCTTGTTTCTGGGAATTCAGAGACTCATGATCAGGTATAACTCAGCCACTAATTCCAAAATTATATCTCATCTTTGACAGAGGTACCACTAAAGGCCAACAAATACATGAAGGCAAACAAAGCTGTAATAGCATCACATTGTCTCTACCCAACAATGACATCAGGATAAACAGGAATTGCTGAATTCAACATCTATTGTTACACGATCTATGCCGATTAATACATCAAGGTAGCAAGAGCTCCTGTATCTCAATATTAGTCCCAATCTCAGTTTTATGCCAAGGGCAGATGCTCAAAGATCTGAATTCTTACACAATAACTTACTCCATATTTACTTGTTTAGCTGCTGCTACTGATTAATTGTACAAGCAATCCTCAGCAGACCCAAACCAATCGACAGGTAACATTAATCTATTGATTCTGTTCTCACCGCACAACTATGCTGAAGGGAACAGCACCACAATATTTTACAAACAGTAGCAACAAGGCTCCAAACACTTTAGTGAATTTCCTCTGCACAATTCAGAAGCATCACCTAACTAGACCTTGAACTCAGCACTGCagcaagatgggtctcaacccaaaacgtcacctattccttttctccagaggtgctgtatgacccgctgagttactccagctttttgtgtctatagtttacaccagcatctgcagttccttccttcatagATTCATTTTATGCCTGGTTTCTAACAGCAGTCACCACCTAAAAATGCAAAATGGTAATTTgaaaaaggctctagaacaaatctCCTTCTGGCTCAGGGAAATAATGCATTTAGGGGCAATTCATCCAAGCATCAAACCACAAACTCAGAATTTTCACTATATGATAAAAGATCCTTTGCCCATTCCCTGGTAGCCCCAATATCCCATTCTACAACTGTAGAAcaattaaaaattttttttttttaacaatgccTGTCCCTGCCCAGTTGTGGATACTAGTTAGGTCCTTATTTGGAGACGTCTGCAAGATCACATTTTCTTGTCACTTCAAGTACACCTACAGCAATCTATTTAGAGCCAGACTGCTCCTCTGGAATAACATGCACAACATCCAAGCCAAAGTAAAGCTAAAAAGACTAAAGCAAACTGCAGGCTACATGACACCACACCTCAAAGGTCACTTGCAAAACATCAGGTGCTGCTAGGTAGTTCTCCAATTTGGCTCCACCTCTGCCACAGACTCAATGATAGTATTTACTTGCCACTAAATTATAAAGCACCAGTGAGGCAAAGAGATTAAAGTGTACAGCTACCGCTTAAAATGGTGTATTTTGCCAGTGACAAATTGTTTCTGGCAATCACAGCTGCCATCTTGATTTCTGGACATTAAAATAAACCAATTTTAAACAGTGCTGTCTGCTACTAGGCCCATTCCAATACTGTACCCACCAATATGCCAATTTCAGAATACTACTCTTGTTTTGAAGACAAAGTCCTAGAGCTTCCCTTCCACTCCCCTCTTTCTCATACCCACTCCGCTCCCTGCCACCCCAGTCCTTTCCATCTATTTTTGTCAAAGGCCTTTAAAATTATTTGACAAGCTCTGCCCTGCAATTACTGCCAACCCTTTCTTTAGGTATCGTGGAGCAGCTTATATGATATCCACAAATATCCCAAGGACAACCAAGGCAGTTTGTAGACCCATTACCACCAAGATGGCGGCTTACAATCATCTAAATGGAATAAGCCCAAAACGCACGCACTATGGGAAAGACAAACATTAAAGCTTCAGGTTGCAGGTTCTGGAGGCAGTCTGATCTTGACTCAGTATGAATGTCACCTTTCTACAACACCCATAACTATTCACTTCCTTATGCTGACAAAATTAGTTAATTTAATACAACAACCTGTGAAGTATCCGAGCGAGAGACTTACTTGAATAATGTTATCTTTTCTGTGAGTGAATTGGCAATTAGCACTGCCACCACCAGTCCATAGATAGCAATGATACCTGCCATGACGACAGGGATGATGGATTTCATGATTAGTTCAGGCCTCATGACAGACATGGCAGCAATTCCTGTACCACTCTTAGCCGTTCCATAAGCCGCTCCTAGAGCTATGGAggaaagaggccaattaaacacTTGTTCAAATCCAATATATTCCCAGTTGTACAAGATGCTTTGAATGGTTCACACGTTGAAAATAAACTGGTACATTAGCTGCAACACTGCTCAGGAGCAAGTCAGAACAGCGGTAACTGGAAGCAGAAGCTAGAGAAATTATTCATCAACATAATTCAGTGTACTGCTTCCACAGATCTGCAGCGTGCACAGGAAGGCAGCAGATGGTCGAGTCAGCTGCGATCATTGTTACTGGCAAATCATCCATTTTAACCAGAATAAAATCCAATAGAAAGTTTAAAGATTGCAGAAAGGAATGCTCAAAATCTTCATAT
It contains:
- the atp6v0c gene encoding V-type proton ATPase 16 kDa proteolipid subunit is translated as MSSAESPEYSPFFGVIGASAAMVFSALGAAYGTAKSGTGIAAMSVMRPELIMKSIIPVVMAGIIAIYGLVVAVLIANSLTEKITLFKSFLQLGAGLSVGLSGLAAGFAIGIVGDAGVRGTAQQPRLFVGMILILIFAEVLGLYGLIVALILSTK